GAATAAGATGGATATCCGGGTAGGTATGGCTCTCCCCCCGAAAGGTATATTCCGTGCCGGGATTGAGCAGCATATCGCTGATGCGCGCCACCGGGATCGCCCGGTCAGCAATCGGGTTGACTCCGGCTGACATCAGCGGGGACGGGCCTTCGGTGCGTGGATTACCCACGCTGTTCATTGAACCGTGGCCAAAGGAGAAGCCTGCACCCGGCAGGCCCGGCTGCCCGAGCATAGATGAGAGCGCAATCATCATCCAGTAAGGCTGCTCGCCACGGTGAGCGCGCTGTACCGCATAGGAGCAGGTAATAAAGCTGCGTTTGCCGCACAGCTGGCGCGCCAGCAGGGCAATACGCGCCGCCGGAATACCGGTAATGTGGCTGGCCCACTGCGGAGTTTTCGCCTGACCGTCGCTTTCGCCCAGCAGGTAGCCGCGCAGCTGCGGATACCCTACGCAGTGGGTTTGCAGGAAAGCGTTATCAACCGCGCCGAGGCGTTCAATTTCGTAGCCAAGCGCCAGCATCAGCGCCACGTCGGTATTCGGGCGAATGGGGATCCACTCGGCGTTAACGAATTCCGGGCAGTCGTCACGCATCGGGCTGATATTGATCACCGGCGTGCCTTTTGCCGCCAGCTGTAGCAAGGCGGGCTTCAGGCTGTGTTCTCCCGCCCCGCCGGACGCGACCTGACCATTTTTTAGCGCCAGCCCGCCAAAGGCGATAAACAGCTCACAGTGTGCCACCACGCTGGGCCAGTCGGTGACGCGCCCGGTCAGCGGCATATAGGTGCCGATCACATAGGGCAGAAAGAACTGCGCGGCCCCCCAGCTGTAGTTGCCCTGCTGGTCAATGCCGCCGCCGCCGAGATGATAAAAGCGCCTGACCAGCGTGCGGGCATGATTAACACGCCCGGCAGAAGACCAGCCGTAGGAGCCGTTGAAGATACCGCTGGCACCATAGCGCTCGCGCACTCGCCTGTTTTCATCCGCCACCAGGTCGAGCGCCGTTTCCCAGTCTACTGCGACAAAATCCTCACGCCCGCGCAGGGTTCTGTCACTTTTTTCGCGTGACTTAAGCCACGAGCGGCGCACCATCGGCTGACGGATACGCTTATCCGAGTAGACCAGTTCGGGAATGGAATCAAGCATGGGTGACGGGTCGCGGTCGGCAAAGAAAGGCTCACATCGCAGCAGT
This DNA window, taken from Erwinia tasmaniensis Et1/99, encodes the following:
- a CDS encoding molybdopterin guanine dinucleotide-containing S/N-oxide reductase, which translates into the protein MTIKKVPHLAHWGAFSAVVEHGKLLRCEPFFADRDPSPMLDSIPELVYSDKRIRQPMVRRSWLKSREKSDRTLRGREDFVAVDWETALDLVADENRRVRERYGASGIFNGSYGWSSAGRVNHARTLVRRFYHLGGGGIDQQGNYSWGAAQFFLPYVIGTYMPLTGRVTDWPSVVAHCELFIAFGGLALKNGQVASGGAGEHSLKPALLQLAAKGTPVINISPMRDDCPEFVNAEWIPIRPNTDVALMLALGYEIERLGAVDNAFLQTHCVGYPQLRGYLLGESDGQAKTPQWASHITGIPAARIALLARQLCGKRSFITCSYAVQRAHRGEQPYWMMIALSSMLGQPGLPGAGFSFGHGSMNSVGNPRTEGPSPLMSAGVNPIADRAIPVARISDMLLNPGTEYTFRGESHTYPDIHLIHWAGGNPFHHHQQLNRLVAGWQRPDTVVVQDIVWTPAAQMADIVLPVTTSLERNDIGGSSKDRFVLAMHQAIAPQHQARNDFDIFADLAERLGYRDLFTEKRDEMAWIAHLYQQCAQAHSGKGIDFPAFETFWQQGHVEIPQPDKPWVFMADFRQDPLQHPINTASGKIELFSETIAGYQLPDFAPHPEWRPPQEWLGAEIGQRFPLHMISIQPHDRLHSQMDATPSVQANKTAGRETLWMHPQDAALRGINDGDVIDVSNDRGRMQAGVRITDGVSPRVVLIATGAWFDPGFGKAWQPYDRAGNPNVLTLDIGTSSLTQGPNAMSCLVEVEKAACDRG